Genomic window (Saccharospirillaceae bacterium):
TAATGTAGGTGAGTGGGGTTGGGCCTCTACTTTTGGGTAGTAAAGATGGGTGGATATTAATCGCATATTTTATTTCGTTTGTGGGTACTTTGTATCCGTAATCGGCTACAACAAAGACTGTCTGTTCGTCATTTAAATATCCTTTAAGAGTCACGATACTTGGTTTTTCAGTGGAATAAACAATATTGTATTTACGACAAATTCGTTTGATGAAGCTCGCATTTTCCTGAACATCGTTTATAAAAACGCGTTCAATGTTCAATCTATTTTTAATTAGAAGTAACAAACAATTCGAGAATAAGTCGTTTCCAAAATAAACGATTTTCATATTTCTCTGCACCTTTTGAGAATAGCGTATGTGGAACAAAATGTAGGTTGGGAGGACAAGTGTCGATTGGCACCCTAATAGATCCACCCATTTGCGGCGTATTGGATCCACTTAAAACCGTCTTTTTTGTCCTCAAACAGAGTGATTATTTCTTGCTTTGTGCTCCTCGTCCAGTCTGATTATTGTTCTCTCGTAATTTGCGGTAACTTTCGCCTTCCAGAACCAGTCGATAGGCGTTGTGTCTGAGTCGATCGAGTGTCGCCGCGCCGAGCAGTTTATTTGGGAAGGCTTGTCCCCATTCACTGAAGTCTAGGTTGCTGGTGATGATTGTCGATTTCTGTTCATACCGTTCATCAATTAAGTCGTGTAAGTCTTCATCATGAGGAGATTTGAGTGGCTTTAAACCGAAGTCATCGATGATGAGCAAGTCTACTTTAGCTAACGTCTGGAAGCGTTTCTCATAGGTGTTCGTGGCTCTCGCTGCATGCAAGTTCGCAAGCAGTTTTGCCTGAGTAAAGAACAACACGTCAATCCCTTTTTGTACCGCACAGTGACCAATAGCCTGAGCAAGATGGCTTTTACCGGTGCCGCACGGCCCCGCGATAAGCACTGCTACATGTTCGTCAATGAACCGGCAATCCGCCAGTTCGTTGATATAAGCGCGGTTCAGATTAGGATTGGCATTCAGATCGAAGTTTTCCAGTGTTTTATTACCTCTGAAGCCTGCACGACGAAGACGTGTGGTATATTTTTTCTGGTCACGTCTGGCGACTTCATCTTGTACCATTAAGGCCAAGAAGTCAGGATAACTGAGTTGGTGGTCAATGGCTTCACGGTTACGTATTGCCAGAGAGTCTGTCATCCCAGACAGGCGTAGCTGTTTCAGTAGTGGCGTGAGTTCGGGGATCGGATTAATCATCGTTTTTTCCTTTTTCTAATGAGGGAGTAGTTTATTTGGGTCGCGATGGAATCGACCACCGCCGGTATAAGCATCGCTTAAGGTATCGAAGGCGTTTGATTCATTGGGCTGCTGGTCTAGCCCCTTTTCTAGGATTTGTTTGACTGCGCTGTAACGCACATTGTCGAAGGTCAACGCGCGTGAGCAGGCGGCGTCGACGCGTTTATCACCGTAGCGTTTGGCAAGGCCCACAACACCTTGTGCAGCACGCAGGTTGTCCAGTACGCGACTGGCAAACAGACGCTTAATCAACACATGGCATGATTCGCCAATCCGCTTCGCCTGAGTCAGGCAATATTGCGGATCCTGCATGTTATAAGCCTGAGCGGCTGGCGGTTGATGTTCGGGAACGGTGGCTCTGCCACCCTGATGGCGCATTCGGGTATGTGTTGCTTTGAGTTCATGCCCCTGATAAATACGCACCATAGTGTCACTGGCTTTAAGCCAGAGCGTTTCTCTAATCAGCGTATAGGGCACCGAATAACGGCAGTGTTCAAATTGCACATGACCATCACCGTGTACCTTAACCTTTGCCCAGACAGCCTGCTCCGGTGGCACATCAGGTAATGGTTTAAGTCGTGCCTGTTCAATCTCAGTAAAGCGCTCCAGCGGCTGACATTTGGTGGTGCCGTGTTTACGATTTCCCGCAACCGCCAGTAACCAACGTTTAAGCTGTACGTTGGCATCACTCAGACTACGGAATTCCTTCAGAGGAACGAAGCTATTTTTGATGTACTTAACATTAGATTCGACACGGCCTTTTTTCTGCGG
Coding sequences:
- the istA gene encoding IS21 family transposase is translated as MYQYRHILVRMRMGDSNRAIADSGIAGRNKVKAIKRIASKHGWLEPDSELPDDSQLATVFGERPPNPTTTSSVAPYADKVKKWYQDGVQGTTIHQALVEKYGFTGSYWSVIRFLKVLAEKTPVPTTVMEFTAGDTAQVDFGAGPLIVDTETGELRKSWIFVMTLAWSRHIYAEFIRDQSTATWLACHRRAFEWFRGVPKRVVIDNPKCAITKACYHDPQVQRAYGECAEGYGFLIAPCPVRDPQKKGRVESNVKYIKNSFVPLKEFRSLSDANVQLKRWLLAVAGNRKHGTTKCQPLERFTEIEQARLKPLPDVPPEQAVWAKVKVHGDGHVQFEHCRYSVPYTLIRETLWLKASDTMVRIYQGHELKATHTRMRHQGGRATVPEHQPPAAQAYNMQDPQYCLTQAKRIGESCHVLIKRLFASRVLDNLRAAQGVVGLAKRYGDKRVDAACSRALTFDNVRYSAVKQILEKGLDQQPNESNAFDTLSDAYTGGGRFHRDPNKLLPH